In a single window of the Deltaproteobacteria bacterium PRO3 genome:
- a CDS encoding RluA family pseudouridine synthase, which translates to MTESQSKSFVVAAERAGQRLDRYLAAECPGISRSQLKHLIEAGKVTVAGRAVKPSHALRGGERVALTIPPPEVPVLVPQDIPLNILYEDADLLVLDKPAELVVHLGAGVKEGTLVNALLHHCRDLSGIGGVARPGIVHRLDKGTSGLLVVAKNDRAHQGLSAQFQSRRVAKTYLAFVWGSPRDASGKIDVPLGRSERDRKRIASHGRKLRPAVTRYRVLKRWPAIALLELKPETGRTHQLRVQLAELGHPIVGDPTYGRRHLKASELSPELTAILKETPF; encoded by the coding sequence GTGACGGAATCGCAATCCAAGTCCTTCGTGGTGGCCGCGGAGCGGGCCGGACAGCGGCTGGACCGCTACCTGGCGGCGGAGTGCCCAGGCATCAGCCGTTCCCAGCTCAAGCACCTGATCGAAGCCGGAAAGGTCACGGTCGCGGGAAGGGCGGTCAAGCCCTCGCATGCGCTGCGCGGTGGCGAGCGGGTGGCCCTGACGATCCCGCCCCCGGAAGTCCCGGTCTTGGTCCCACAGGACATTCCCCTGAACATCCTCTACGAGGACGCCGACCTCCTGGTCCTGGACAAGCCCGCCGAGCTGGTCGTCCATTTGGGGGCCGGCGTGAAGGAAGGGACCTTGGTCAACGCCCTGCTGCACCACTGCCGGGATCTGTCGGGGATCGGCGGCGTCGCACGACCCGGCATCGTGCATCGCCTGGACAAGGGGACCTCGGGATTGCTCGTCGTCGCGAAGAACGACCGTGCTCATCAGGGGCTTTCGGCACAGTTCCAGTCGCGACGGGTCGCGAAGACCTATCTGGCCTTCGTCTGGGGCAGCCCTCGCGACGCCAGCGGAAAGATCGATGTGCCGCTCGGGCGCAGCGAGCGGGACCGGAAGAGAATCGCCTCGCATGGCCGCAAACTGCGCCCCGCGGTGACGCGGTATCGTGTCCTGAAGCGCTGGCCGGCCATAGCCTTGCTCGAATTGAAGCCCGAGACCGGCCGAACCCACCAACTGCGCGTGCAATTGGCCGAGCTGGGGCACCCCATTGTCGGCGACCCGACCTACGGCCGCCGGCACCTCAAGGCCTCCGAGCTTTCCCCCGAGTTGACGGCGATCCTGAAGGAAACGCCTTTC
- a CDS encoding HNH endonuclease, with translation MLSSNVLVLNHSYFPVHVTSVRRALVMLYQGIAKVVDEQYKTFDFETWLDLSVERHHESIGLVDRLIRVPRVLLLSSYDRLPKKNVRFSRYNIYLRDRNTCQYCGHSFPKFELNLDHVIPRSRGGKTTWDNVVCSCIDCNRRKGGHLPEEAGMRLLKRPVKPHWGPLSDFLGKGVPYHQWKPFLNVVDFSYWNLELKD, from the coding sequence GTGCTCAACCACTCCTACTTTCCGGTGCACGTCACCTCGGTGCGCCGGGCGCTGGTGATGCTTTATCAGGGCATCGCCAAGGTCGTCGACGAACAATACAAAACTTTCGACTTCGAGACCTGGCTCGACTTAAGCGTCGAGCGCCACCACGAGAGCATCGGCCTGGTCGACCGCCTGATCCGCGTCCCGCGGGTCTTGCTGCTCAGCAGCTACGACCGTCTGCCGAAGAAGAATGTCCGCTTCTCGCGCTACAATATCTACCTGCGCGACCGTAACACCTGCCAGTATTGCGGGCATTCCTTTCCCAAGTTCGAACTCAACCTCGACCACGTGATTCCCCGTTCGCGTGGCGGCAAGACGACCTGGGACAACGTCGTCTGCAGCTGCATCGACTGCAACCGCCGCAAGGGCGGTCATCTCCCCGAAGAGGCGGGGATGCGCCTCTTGAAGCGGCCCGTCAAACCGCATTGGGGGCCCTTGAGCGATTTTCTCGGCAAGGGAGTTCCCTACCACCAGTGGAAGCCTTTCCTCAACGTGGTGGACTTCAGCTACTGGAATCTGGAATTGAAGGATTGA